The Balaenoptera ricei isolate mBalRic1 chromosome X, mBalRic1.hap2, whole genome shotgun sequence region ttctttttgatttgcTCCCACTCCCACTCTTCTTTCCACCAGTACTACGTTTTATTCCATTCTTCTCCACCAACCTGTGTAACCCAGAAACTGACTCCCTCTAAAACCAAGTTCCTCTGCAGAGTTcctgattaacctctctatccaaaacattATTATTCCCTTACTTGTCCGTACCTGCCCTGCTCAAGATAGAGGAGTATTAAGGAAAAGGGGGGATTGAAACAAAGCAGGACCCTGTGtgccctcccaggtacaaatcctttctgtgtcccctcttttcttgtttgtagggaaaagGCTTTAGCCtcttagaccttccctgagtttcaaagggcagattcaagcagttgataattagggaagggagggaatggagaaacaaaggaggagcagtcaggaaacaatagtgcagccttggggcagggtcctggctccTCCTCAAAGGATATGCATAGcagtatctttgagttcttctgtaaGAACTAAGGCCCGCAGCCAGGTGGAGGATGATAACTttggctgagcacaagattcctggagcatcACCCTGctacctccccaccaaccaatcagaagaaagtcaaacACCCTGAAGCCCTTACACTAAATTctgcctataaaaacttctccccaaaagccatcagggagttcggTTTTTGTGAGCATGAGCCACCAGTTCTCCTGGCTCGGCCCtgaaataaacctttctctgctccaaactctgatgtttcagTTTGCTTGGCCTCATTGCCTCGGGCACATGAACTGGTGTTCCACAACAACCCACATGGTATGTAACCTTCTGTACTTTTTTCCAAGTGTTTATAATCATGTAAAAAAGcatattcatttatatatgtacataaaaatgTGCATAGACATACATATGTATGGGAAAGTGCCACTGTTTTGTTTACCATAAAAATAGATTGTACTACAAAGACTTCTCTGAATTTTCCATTTCTATCTTGATGatattttgggaaaataaaactaagctaatgaagaaaaaatgtatgcataatttattcaacaatttcTTTACTGATGATCATTacatattttcagtctttttccccTAACAAAATGAGGCTATAAATATCCTTGAaagtaaaacaaagcaaacaaaaaataaaataagaatgacccagcaattccactcctgggtatatatctgaaaaaaccaaaacactaattctaaaagatacatgcactccaatgttcatagcagcattatttacaattgccaagatacggaagcaaactaagtgtccatcaacagatgaacagatgaagaagatgtggtatatatatacagtgagatactactcagccataaaaaaagaacaaaattttgccatttgcagcaaactagtgaatataacaaaagagaagcagactcacagatatagagaactagtggttaccagtggggagagggaatgagGAAGGGGCAAGGTAGGGGTAAGGGaacaagaggtacaaactattaggtgtagaataaactacaaggatatttTGTACAATGcaaagaatatagccaatattttataataagtataaatggagtataaactttaaaaattgtgaatcactatattgtacacctgtaacatataatattgcaaAGCAAccatacttcagttaaaaattaGAGATGTTGATTCTTAATACTCCAACTGGGAATAGGGGCCCTCAGCTTAGAGATCCTTAAACAAATAGTGATTTCTCTCCTCATCTCTCTCTACATCTCTCCTCTTTGACAAGGAAGGACACAGCTCTTATTTAGCTGCCTAACAGTAGAGAGCCCTATTGTGCTAATTAAGAACCACTTGACTGAAAGGGTCAGTTGAGCCCTAAGAGCTGGGTCGCATTCCTTCTTCTACTtaattctcctccctccccacatttTCCCTGGTAATTCTGTCTCTCCTTCACACTAGATCTATCAAAAATATCTAAGACACTTGATTGAAATGAAGGTTCTAGGGACCTTCTAGGCATGAGGCTCAAGTACCTGTTTTTACTACAAACCTTGCAAGTGGACACAGCTGTAACACATAACCCAAGGATTTATTAGGAGAAAACAACTGAATAGGTCCCTGAGACAGGAAGGGTGGACTAGAATCACTTAAAAAGATTCACTACCTGGATGAAAAATTACTCTGGTGCTACCAAAAATGAACTGAAACCCAAAATGCCATATCACTTTTACTGAATACATGCTGAAGCCCAAGGGAAAATGTCACCTTCCACCAGGGCTCCTATGATCTGACAATTCAAGCTGTCCCCTGTGCTCTGAATCCTTTAAAAGCATCTTCTCTAGGCAACATATGTCCCAAACTCCATGAAATCCGCAGAAGTGATCCACATCTGCTTGAAACTGCTCAGAGAGGTCACGATGGATGCACCTATCCATTTAGAGAAACATCCATCAGGAGAAGCGGTGATCTTGATGGGAGTTCCTCTGAAGGCCAGCTGTTCCAGTTCTTTCATAAGTCTTTTCTCAAGCCCAGGGAAGAGAGTGGTGCCCCCAGACAGCACAATTTCTGCAAAAAGATTTTTCTGGATGTCGGTGTCACACTTCATAATGCTGCTGGAGACCATTTTTGATAGTCCTGGGTTGTGGACACCCAGCTGGTCAGGTGCAAAAAGAATCTCAGGTACCTGGTACAGCTGATCCCCAAAGGTGGATGACATTTCCATCTGGTAGTTTGTATTCTCTCAGGACCTCCTCTGGCTTCTTACAAAGTTCTTTCTCTGGCTCTAAGGCCACATAGCACAGCGCCTCTTTTATGTCATCCACTAAGGCCTTGTTGAGTATGCAAGGCCTTAGTGCAAGGGTGCAAGTAATTACACCCACTAGCCAGGAGGAGTCGGGTGAGGTGCTCTGTGATGTCTCTCCCTGCCACATAGAGTTTGGTGATGGCATGAGGAAGCGAGTAACCCTCAAAAATGGGGACAGTGCAAGTGATCCCATTACCGCTGTCCACCACTAAGCCCGTGACAGAAGCAGAGGTATAGAGTGCTACGACCGCGTGGTTGGACAGGTAGAAGGCAGGCACACTGAAGGTCTCAAACATCACTTTTGCTGTCTTCTCTTGAGTGTCCCTTGGGTTCAAGGAGGGCTCAGTCATGAGGGTTTTACTCCCAGCTCCCACTCAAAAAGATACTTCCAGAGTTTTTCCATGTCATCCCATCTTGTTACCAGTCCGCGTTCAATGGGATAGTGCAAATGCAAGGGTCCATACTTGAACAGGGCTTTTTCCCCCACAGTGTAATTTTTCCGATTGGCTTCTGGTAAAGCCATGTTGAATTTAGGATGCCCCGTGACAGAACTGATGACATGACGGGGCCCAGTCTCTCCAGACATGCCTACTTTGCAGAGTCCTGATCCACTGTCAAAAATTACAGCTGGAGTATCTAATGCATATGGGTTAAACATGTCTGCAGCATGCTCTTCTGACCTTcaccaaaataaagaaagaacatgGCCACTTTGTGAGATAATAGGTACCTCTGGAAGTTTAACAGCCACGGGATTCCAAAGTTCTTAGGTTGTCACTAAAGCAGAGCTAGCAGGCTGTACCCTAACCCCATCCTCAACCCATGAATACTATCCCTTTTCAAGCAGCACAGGGCCTGCTGAGGCAATTTCAGTGACGACTGCTCACTATGTAATAAAGTAGCCTAGGCAACAATTGTTCTCAGAGAGCATCAGAGGATGTTTAAGGGGTGGGGTCTCTGAGCCACCAGTACTCCTAGCTTGGTGAGACTTGAAACAGAGGAAGGCAAACCATACCTCTGAACAGCTTTTGGTAAGTCTGTGAACATGAAGCAAAGGCGTAGGCTTAGAATCTAATGAAGCGGCCCAGCTGTGAGGTTGTCCCAGAAAGCTGACTTCTATACTCAGCTGAGCTGCTGTTTGTGGGATGACAATTATACCCTTTCCTTTGCTAAGGGAAGGAACTAATCACCAGACACAGGTTCAGATTGGAGTAAAGATGCCAACGATCCACTTCCAGAGGTGGTAGAACACCCTTTCTTTTATTCCCccttatatttgttttgttttaaaacagatttattgagataaatTTCATATACAATACATTCACCCATTTATATAGTACATTTCCATGAATTTCAATATATTCAACTATATACAAACATTACAAAAGTcaagtttagaacattttctttacttcaaaaagaaaccctgcaccCTTTAGCAATCACCCTCTTCGGGCCATCCTCATGAGCCCTAAACTCcactaataatattttttttgtctctatagacTTACCACTtctgcatttttcatttaaataatattatatatgtgaCCTTTCATGTCTGGCTTCATTCATTTAGCATACTTTATTCAAAGTTCTTCCATTTGaatataactcttttttttttttttacctattcTACACGATAACGTTTTTCacagtatttatttataatccgtatttatttctgtaaggttggtAGTAATATCCCCTTTACTTTTTTGAACTTTTAAGAGAACtgtcttttggtttcattgatttctctattgtttttctattctctatttcaataatttctgcatattttttaatcatcttattcctttttaaaaaaatgtattttatttatttatttttggctgtgttggctctttgttgctgcatgcaggctttctctagttgaagcaagtgggggctacttttcgttgtggtgcacgggcttctcactgcggtgagtttgggagtgttccttcctctgcatttttttggaatagttacagaaggaaaggtgttaactcttctctatatatttggtagaattcacctgtgaagccatctggtcctggacttttgtttgttggaaatttttaaatcacagtttcaagttcagtacttgtgattggtctgttcatattttctgtttcttcctggttcagtctttggaGATtgtacctctctaagaatttgtccaattcttctaggttgtccattttattggcagataGTTGCTTACAGTAGTCTCTTAAgagcttttgtatttctgtggtgttgtttgtaacttctcctttttcatttctcattttactgattggggccctctccctttttttctaatgagtctggctaaaggtttatcaattttgtttatcttttcaaagaacaagcttttggtttcattgatcttttctattgttttcttagtctctatttcatttatttctgctgtgatctttattatttctttccttctactaactttgggttttgtttgttgaataaataattttttctgctttatatttatttttttcattagtcAATTGATGTCTTTCATAAATTCAAGAAGGTTCTTAGGTAatttttctcaatattgttttttcccattttctctctctatagTATTCATATTAACCATACTTGAACTTCAATTTAATtctcaatttaattttatctattgCAGTTGCAGCCTCTTTCTATGTTACTTTCTGTGTAACTTCTGTTTTCACTTCATTAATGTCTGTGTAGCAGTGTAAATTTACAATGATCACATCAACTGTATGTCTAATATTATTTTACTTCCAATATCAATAATCATTTATCATTTCTAtctaaaagttttttctttcctttccaaaaCTGCTTCATCATTTTCAgtggtcacttattcattcatcacACATTTAAATATTGACTTAATTTACTTAAACAtatcatgtttttatttcatatactGTAGCATACAATTGAAAATTACGCAGTGTTTTAGGCCGAATACTGGGATTTATCTTCTGATTCTAACTGACTCTTGCTTATTTAGACATGAGTCTTAATATTCTagtgatatttttattataaaataatgttcttggcctttcatctgtaaaaattcTTTGAGGTCTATATTTAATGTGAATTACACTAGAGAGAATGTGCTACTATAAAGGATCAGTTTAAACTAAAATTTTGACTCTGGGATTTATAAGCCATGTAGGTGCACTGAATCCTGTTCCTACCTCTATAAGTGTAGAATATGTTTAGGACTTCTTAGGATAAGTTGTTCTACTCCAAAACCAGTATTCCCATCAATTTTCATAAGCCTTTCAGTGTTCAGTACCTACTCATGATAGTAATTTACTTCACTTTATTCTTTTCACTCTAAATATGGAAGATTACAGTTATTAGTTTTACCCAACTAAAGGAATCTTTTTCCAATAATTATCTGTCTGCTACGTTAACTGAATAGATACATCAGTGGCCACACATGAAAAGAATGTAGACTTTACAGaacttttgtaataaaaatcaCTAAACAACCAGTAACAACAACACAATCAGCAaagagtgaccaaaaaaaaaaaaaaccaccttaaAGTGGAGAAAGAATCTGATTTCCATAGCTGCCACGTTGTAATATTAAATATGAAGAgataaaaaggcaagccacagacgtggagaaaatgtttgtaaaacacgtggctgataaaggactgttatccaagaTATTCAAAGAACTctgaaaactcaacagtaagaaaaccacctgattaaaaaaagcaacaaagaccttaacagacatctcaccaaagatatacagatggcaaatagtgTATAAAAAATGCCCACATCatgtcatcatggaaatgcaaattaaagcaacatgagataccactacacacctgttagaatggccacaATCCAGAACACTGGCAACACAAAATGATCGTGAGaatatggagcaacaggaactctcatttactgctggtgggaatgaaaaatgatacagaaagtTTGACAGTTTGGTAGTTATTTTTACGAAACTAAACACACTCTTATGAAATCCAGCAATCTTGCCCCTTGGTATTTAtcgaagagaaataaaaacttgtgttcacacaaaaacctgcacatggatatttagagcagctttatttataactgccaaaatgtggaaagaaccaagatgttcttcagtaggtgacTGGATAAATACATTATGTTCCATCCAATCAATGGAATAGTTTTCaaggctaaaaataaatgagctgtcaagtcatgaaaagacatggagaaaacttatgtgcatattactaagtgaaagaagctgatctgaaaaggctacatattgtatgattccaactatatgacattctggaaaaggcaaaactatggaggcaataaaaaataaaaagatcagtggtttccaggggtgtgggggagaggtgggggaggtatgtctaggcagagcacagaggatttttaggccaGTGAAAATCCTGAAACTTTAAGTCTATTGAAGAGTAAATTTCAATTTGTCCCTTCcttcagcccttggcaaccaccattctactttctgctccTCTGAgtgtgactattttagatacctcatgtagGTGGAATCATGCAATAATGGTCCTTCtgcaactggcttatttcacttagcataatgtccccaaggttcatccatgctgtaacaTATGgcaatatttctttcattttaaggctgaataatatttattgtgttggtatacaatattttctttatccactcatctgcttATAgatatttaggctgtttccaacTCTTGAAAATTGTGAATAGTGCGGCAATAAACATGGGAGcataaatatctcttcaagattctactttaaattatttcgggtaaataccaagaagtgggaAAATGTATCTATCATACGGTAGCTATAGTTTTAAGTTcataaggaaactccatactgctttccatcacagctgcaccattttatattcccatcaaaaATGTAGCAAGGTTCCAA contains the following coding sequences:
- the ACTRT1 gene encoding LOW QUALITY PROTEIN: actin-related protein T1 (The sequence of the model RefSeq protein was modified relative to this genomic sequence to represent the inferred CDS: inserted 1 base in 1 codon; deleted 2 bases in 2 codons; substituted 1 base at 1 genomic stop codon), whose amino-acid sequence is MFNPYALDTPAVIFDSGSGLCKVGMSGETGPRHVISSVTGHPKFNMALPEANRKNYTVGEKALFKYGPLHLHYPIERGLVTRWDDMEKLWKYLFEWELGVKPXMTEPSLNPRDTQEKTAKVMFETFSVPAFYLSNHAVVALYTSASVTGLVVDSGNGITCTVPIFEGYSLPHAITKLYVAGRDITEHLTRLLLASGCNYLHPCTKPCILNKALVDDIKEALCYVALEPEKELCKKPEEVLREYKLPDGNVIHFGDQLYQVPEILFAPDQLGVHNPGLSKMVSSSIMKCDTDIQKNLFAEIVLSGGTTLFPGLEKRLMKELEQLAFRGTPIKITASPDGCFSKWIGASIVTSLSSFKQMWITSADFMEFGTYVAXRRCF